One region of Serinus canaria isolate serCan28SL12 chromosome 25, serCan2020, whole genome shotgun sequence genomic DNA includes:
- the LOC127060667 gene encoding keratin-associated protein 5-4-like — MCSRQDKDQCHRQQRQSSGGCHSSGGGGCHSSGGGGCHSSGGSSGGCHSSGGGGCHSSGGGGCHSSGGGGCHSSGGSGCHGKPQVQVQQVQQQQVPQMPQQKMK, encoded by the coding sequence atgTGCTCCCGCCAGGACAAGGACCAGTGCCACCGGCAGCAGCGCCAGAGCAGCGGCGGCTGCCACAGCTCGGGGGGTGGCGGCTGCCACAGCTCCGGTGGTGGCGGCTGTCACAGCTCcggtggcagctctgggggctgtcACAGCTCCGGTGGTGGCGGCTGTCACAGCTCAGGCGGTGGTGGCTGTCACAGCTCGGGCGGTGGCGGCTGTCACAGCTCCGGTGGCTCCGGCTGCCACGGGAAGCCGCAGGTGCAGGTCcagcaggtgcagcagcagcaggtgccgCAGATGCCCCAGCAGAAGATGAAGTGA